The Tenrec ecaudatus isolate mTenEca1 chromosome 6, mTenEca1.hap1, whole genome shotgun sequence genome has a window encoding:
- the LAG3 gene encoding lymphocyte activation gene 3 protein isoform X2, with protein sequence MWETQFPVLLLLQLPLFLSPVETSGPGAKAQVVWAQEGAPVQIPCSPTLALEELSILRSASVTWQHEPDSSPAGPAPGRPPQQGTPAPPGPGPRRYTVLRVAPGGLRSGQLPLQPRVQLATHGALQRGDFSLWLRPARRSDAGEYSATVTLRDRAFACRLRLRVGQAAVTASSPGPLKTPQSVVLHCSFSRPDLPDSVSWFRGPAQVAVQKSSRHHLAGSFLVLPQVSPWDSGPWSCSLTYRDGLRVSATYNLMVLGLEPPVPLTVYVEAGSRVELPCHLPLVPGTQSFLTAKWAPPGGRPDLQVAGDHGNFTLSLEAVSQAQAGTYTCSIQLQGEQLHATVTLAVITGAQRSGGPQGVLTSGHFPLFLVLGVLLLLLALTGTFGFHLWSRRWRPRRFPALENGIHLPEAPSKTVELEQELELELEQELELQEQEQELEPAPEQH encoded by the exons ATGTGGGAGACACAGTTCCCGGTCTTGCTGCTTCTTCAACT GCCTCTCTTTTTGTCCCCAGTGGAGACCTCAGGGCCTGGGGCAAAGGCCCAGGTGGTGTGGGCCCAGGAAGGGGCTCCTGTCCAAATACCCTGCAGCCCCACGCTCGCGCTGGAGGAGCTCAGCATTCTGCGAAGTGCATCGGTCACCTGGCAGCATGAACCAGACAG cagcccggccggccccgcccccggccgccCCCCGCAGCAGGGGACGCCCGCCCCCCCGGGGCCCGGACCCCGCCGCTACACGGTGCTGAGGGTGGCCCCGGGAGGCCTCCGCAGCGGGCAGTTGCCCCTGCAGCCCCGCGTGCAGCTGGCGACGCACGGCGCCCTCCAACGCGGGGACTTCTCGCTGTGGCTGCGGCCGGCCCGGCGCAGCGACGCGGGCGAGTACAGCGCCACGGTGACCCTCAGGGACCGCGCCTTCGCCTGCCGCCTCCGCCTGCGCGTGGGCCAGGCCGCCG tgactgccAGCTCCCCAGGACCTCTGAAGACCCCCCAGTCAGTCGTCTTGCACTGCTCCTTCAGCCGCCCTGACCTCCCAGATTCGGTGAGCTGGTTCCGAGGCCCTGCTCAGGTCGCTGTCCAGAAGTCCAGCCGACACCACCTGGCCGGAAGCTTCCTTGTTCTGCCTCAGGTCAGCCCGTGGGACTCGGGGCCCTGGAGCTGCTCCCTCACCTACAGAGATGGCCTCCGAGTCTCCGCCACGTACAACCTCATGGTTCTGG GTCTGGAACCCCCAGTCCCGCTCACAGTATATGTGGAGGCGGGTTCCAGGGTGGAGCTACCCTGCCACCTGCCTCTTGTTCCCGGGACCCAATCTTTCCTCACTGCCAAGTGGGCCCCACCTGGGGGACGCCCAGACCTCCAGGTAGCTGGGGACCATGGCAATTTTACCCTTAGCCTAGAGGCTGTGAGCCAGGCCCAGGCTGGGACCTACACCTGCTCCATCCAACTGCAGGGAGAGCAGCTCCATGCCACCGTGACCTTGGCAGTCATCACAG GTGCCCAACGCTCCGGGGGTCCCCAGGGTGTCCTCACCTCAGGCCactttcctctcttccttgtccTGGGGGTCCTACTGCTGCTCCTCGCTCTGACCGGAACCTTTGGTTTTCACCTGTGGAGCCGAAGG TGGCGACCAAGAAGATTCCCTGCCCTGGAGAATGGGATTCACCTTCCCGAGGCTCCGAGCAAGACAGTGGAGCTAGAGCAAGAACTGGAGCTGgaactggagcaggagctggagctACAAGAACAAGAGCAAGAACTGGAGCCGGCACCAGAGCAGCACTGA
- the LAG3 gene encoding lymphocyte activation gene 3 protein isoform X1, giving the protein MWETQFPVLLLLQLPLFLSPVETSGPGAKAQVVWAQEGAPVQIPCSPTLALEELSILRSASVTWQHEPDSSPAGPAPGRPPQQGTPAPPGPGPRRYTVLRVAPGGLRSGQLPLQPRVQLATHGALQRGDFSLWLRPARRSDAGEYSATVTLRDRAFACRLRLRVGQAAVTASSPGPLKTPQSVVLHCSFSRPDLPDSVSWFRGPAQVAVQKSSRHHLAGSFLVLPQVSPWDSGPWSCSLTYRDGLRVSATYNLMVLGLEPPVPLTVYVEAGSRVELPCHLPLVPGTQSFLTAKWAPPGGRPDLQVAGDHGNFTLSLEAVSQAQAGTYTCSIQLQGEQLHATVTLAVITVTPKSFRSPDSPKKLLCEVTPASGQEHFVWHPLSDQSLQDSPGPWLEMEKAGLPSQPWQCQLYQGERLLGSMLYATHLSGPGAQRSGGPQGVLTSGHFPLFLVLGVLLLLLALTGTFGFHLWSRRWRPRRFPALENGIHLPEAPSKTVELEQELELELEQELELQEQEQELEPAPEQH; this is encoded by the exons ATGTGGGAGACACAGTTCCCGGTCTTGCTGCTTCTTCAACT GCCTCTCTTTTTGTCCCCAGTGGAGACCTCAGGGCCTGGGGCAAAGGCCCAGGTGGTGTGGGCCCAGGAAGGGGCTCCTGTCCAAATACCCTGCAGCCCCACGCTCGCGCTGGAGGAGCTCAGCATTCTGCGAAGTGCATCGGTCACCTGGCAGCATGAACCAGACAG cagcccggccggccccgcccccggccgccCCCCGCAGCAGGGGACGCCCGCCCCCCCGGGGCCCGGACCCCGCCGCTACACGGTGCTGAGGGTGGCCCCGGGAGGCCTCCGCAGCGGGCAGTTGCCCCTGCAGCCCCGCGTGCAGCTGGCGACGCACGGCGCCCTCCAACGCGGGGACTTCTCGCTGTGGCTGCGGCCGGCCCGGCGCAGCGACGCGGGCGAGTACAGCGCCACGGTGACCCTCAGGGACCGCGCCTTCGCCTGCCGCCTCCGCCTGCGCGTGGGCCAGGCCGCCG tgactgccAGCTCCCCAGGACCTCTGAAGACCCCCCAGTCAGTCGTCTTGCACTGCTCCTTCAGCCGCCCTGACCTCCCAGATTCGGTGAGCTGGTTCCGAGGCCCTGCTCAGGTCGCTGTCCAGAAGTCCAGCCGACACCACCTGGCCGGAAGCTTCCTTGTTCTGCCTCAGGTCAGCCCGTGGGACTCGGGGCCCTGGAGCTGCTCCCTCACCTACAGAGATGGCCTCCGAGTCTCCGCCACGTACAACCTCATGGTTCTGG GTCTGGAACCCCCAGTCCCGCTCACAGTATATGTGGAGGCGGGTTCCAGGGTGGAGCTACCCTGCCACCTGCCTCTTGTTCCCGGGACCCAATCTTTCCTCACTGCCAAGTGGGCCCCACCTGGGGGACGCCCAGACCTCCAGGTAGCTGGGGACCATGGCAATTTTACCCTTAGCCTAGAGGCTGTGAGCCAGGCCCAGGCTGGGACCTACACCTGCTCCATCCAACTGCAGGGAGAGCAGCTCCATGCCACCGTGACCTTGGCAGTCATCACAG tgACTCCTAAATCCTTCAGGTCACCCGACTCCCCCAAGAAGCTGCTTTGTGAGGTGACTCCCGCATCTGGACAGGAGCACTTTGTGTGGCACCCCCTGAGTGACCAGTCTCTACAGGACTCCCCAGGGCCCTGGCTGGAGATGGAGAAGGCTGGGCTTCCTTCCCAACCCTGGCAGTGCCAGTTGTACCAGGGAGAGAGACTTCTTGGATCCATGTTATACGCCACACACTTGTCTGGCCCAG GTGCCCAACGCTCCGGGGGTCCCCAGGGTGTCCTCACCTCAGGCCactttcctctcttccttgtccTGGGGGTCCTACTGCTGCTCCTCGCTCTGACCGGAACCTTTGGTTTTCACCTGTGGAGCCGAAGG TGGCGACCAAGAAGATTCCCTGCCCTGGAGAATGGGATTCACCTTCCCGAGGCTCCGAGCAAGACAGTGGAGCTAGAGCAAGAACTGGAGCTGgaactggagcaggagctggagctACAAGAACAAGAGCAAGAACTGGAGCCGGCACCAGAGCAGCACTGA
- the PTMS gene encoding parathymosin — translation MRSPGAGPPGHYSPRPPRPLLTAGRCQASPGKASPSPPRRPAGGCPGRRLPAAGAGEAARPSPRQHPRPRSPGAALRLRTQLPAPLLPHRPPYRAQRPIRPVSPLAATSVPTPPRPTEPEPRPGPDGSDVTADRPPGAGPAGAPPTGAAGSLAGGGSGWSAAALRVRGRPLEDPATERPRRGWSPPATARTALRTAAALRVSAPDAPAPHPARLFHRPGLPRGHPPPPRPAPSSPGLLRPGPGTPAPAGTMSEKSVEAAAELSAKDLKEKKEKVEEKASRKERKKEVVEEEENGAEEEEEETAEDGEEEDEGEEEDEEEEEEDDEGPALKRAAEEEDEADPKRQKTENGASA, via the exons ATGCGAAGCCCAGGTGCCGGCCCTCCCGGGCACTACAGCCCCCGGccaccccgccccctcctcaCAGCCGGCCGCTGCCAGGCCTCCCCCGGGAaagcctccccgtccccgccgcgCCGGCCGGCCGGCGGCTGCCCCGGACGCCGGCTTCCCGCCGCGGGCGCCGGAGAGGCAGCCCGACCCTCTCCCCGCCAGCATCCCAGACCCCGCAGCCCCGGGGCTGCGCTCCGGCTCCGGACCCAGCTGCCCGCTCCGCTCCTGCCTCACCGGCCCCCGTACCGGGCTCAGCGGCCCATCCGGCCAGTTTCGCCTCTCG CTGCCACCTCCGTACCCACCCCACCTCGGCCCACGGAGCCCGAGCCGCGGCCAGGCCCGGACGGAAGTGACGTCACTGCGGACCGCCCACCCGGGGCGGGGCCTGCGGGCGCTCCGCCCACCGGCGCGG CGGGTTCCCTTGCCGGGGGCGGCAGCGGCTGGTCGGCGGCAGCTCTGCGGGTGCGGGGGCGGCCACTCGAGGACCCTGCGACCGAGCGACCGCGACGCGGCTGGAGCCCGCCGGCCACCGCCCGCACCGCCCTCCGGACGGCCGCAGCCCTGCGGGTCTCCGCCCCGGACGCACCCGCGCCGCACCCCGCGCGCCTCTTCCACCGACCCGGCTTGCCCCGCGGCCACCCcccgccgccccgccccgccccgtccAGTCCAGGGCTCCTCCGTCCCGGCCCCGGGACCCCGGCCCCGGCCGGCACCATGTCGGAGAAGAGCGTGGAGGCAGCGGCCGAGTTGAGCGCCAAG GACCtgaaggagaagaaagagaaggtggaggagaaagcaagCCGGAAAGAGCGGAAGAAAGAAGTGGTGGAG GAAGAGGAGAACGGggctgaggaggaggaagaagaaaccgCGGAGGATGGAGAAGAGGAGgatgaaggggaggaagaag acgaggaagaagaagaggaggatgaTGAAGGGCCCGCGCTGAAGAGAGCTGCAGAGGAGGAG GATGAAGCAGATCCCAAGCGAcagaagacagaaaatggggcgTCGGCATGA
- the MLF2 gene encoding myeloid leukemia factor 2: MFRFMRDAEPEDPMFLMDPFAIHRQHMSRMLTGGFGYSPFLSITDGNMPGTRPASRRMQAGAVSPFGMLGMSGGFMDMFGMMNDMIGNMEHMTAAGNCQTFSSSTVISYSNTGDGAPKVYQETSEMRSAPGGIRETRRTVRDSNSGLEQMSIGHHIRDRAHILQRSRNHRTGDQEERQDYINLDESEAAAFDDEWRRETSRFRQQRPLEFRRHEASGGGGRRAEGPPRLAIQGPEDSPSRQSRRYDW; encoded by the exons ATGTTCCGCTTCATGAGGGACGCGGAGCCGGAGGACCCCATGTTCCTGAT GGACCCCTTTGCCATTCACCGCCAGCATATGAGCCGGATGTTGACAGGGGGCTTTGGGTACAGCCCCTTCCTCAGCATCACAGATGGCAACATGCCAGGGACCAGGCCTGCCAGCCGCAGGATGCAG gctggggctgtcTCCCCCTTCGGGATGCTGGGAATG TCCGGTGGCTTCATGGACATGTTTGGGATGATGAATGACATGATTGGGAACATG GAACATATGACTGCAGCAGGCAACTGCCAGACCTTTTCCTCCTCCACGGTCATCTCCTACTCCAATACCGGCGATGGTGCTCCCAAGGTCTACCAAGAGACGTCAGAGATGCGCTCTGCACCAGGCGGG ATCCGGGAGACTCGGAGGACTGTCCGGGATTCGAACAGTGGCCTGGAGCAGATGTCCATTGGGCACCACATCCGAGACAGGGCTCACATTCTTCAACGCTCCCGAAACCACCGCACAGGGGACCAGGAGGAGCGGCAGGACTACATCAACCTGGATGAGA GTGAGGCCGCAGCCTTCGATGACGAGTGGCGGAGAGAGACCTCCCGATTCCGGCAGCAGCGCCCTCTTGAATTCCGACGGCATGAGGCGTCAGGGGGCGGGGGACGAAGGGCTGAGGGGCCTCCCCGCCTGGCTATACAGGGACCCGAGGACTCCCCCTCCCGACAGTCCCGCCGCTATGACTGGTGA